A single Nicotiana tabacum cultivar K326 chromosome 5, ASM71507v2, whole genome shotgun sequence DNA region contains:
- the LOC107788882 gene encoding F-box/kelch-repeat protein SKIP25-like, producing the protein MINSTNITTAGAAVKRRKTHHPHHVDDDHQSLIPGLPDHIAHICLNLVHPFTLFSTCHSWRKLIYSPSFPPYLSIYALLLPSHKSIDETSNSANYTNSIEFAYFDPISSKWHLLPPPSDPPLRLLVKHPSFISRNLPIQSVSVAGNLILLAATADHLLPAISRPLIFNPLTKQWSYGPPLATPRRWCAAGALNDVVYVASGVGSHYNSEVARSVVRWDLNGSNRSGPHCCTCKSDMYCNRKEGKNEWKWQEMSGLKDGKFSREAIDAIGWKGKLCMVNVKGDAAKEGIIYNVRTDTWQEMPEGMLMGWRGPAAAMAEETIYMVDESKGALRKYDEEKDIWVEIVENERLKGAEYIAAAGGRVCVVGGGGNGITVVDVVAEPSRVVVVESPVGFQVLNMHVIPRMSQLAEYSESIEQGEY; encoded by the coding sequence ATGATCAACTCCACTAACATCACCACCGCCGGCGCCGCCGTAAAACGCCGCAAAACCCACCACCCCCACCACGTCGACGACGATCATCAGTCCTTGATCCCTGGACTTCCCGATCATATAGCTCACATTTGTTTAAATCTTGTACACCCTTTTACACTTTTTTCCACTTGCCATTCTTGGCGTAAGCTTATTTATTCTCCTTCTTTTCCACCATATTTATCTATATATGCTTTATTATTACCTTCACATAAATCTATAGATGAAACATCAAACTCAGCAAATTATACAAACTCTATAGAATTTGCTTATTTTGATCCGATCTCATCAAAATGGCATCTTCTTCCCCCACCATCGGACCCACCACTTAGACTCCTCGTTAAGCATCCTTCGTTTATTTCGAGGAATCTTCCGATCCAATCGGTAAGTGTTGCGGGCAATTTAATTCTCCTCGCTGCAACAGCGGATCATCTCTTACCGGCGATTTCTCGCCCGCTTATTTTCAATCCGCTGACGAAACAATGGAGTTACGGTCCTCCACTCGCCACGCCACGTCGTTGGTGCGCTGCTGGCGCATTAAATGACGTGGTGTATGTAGCGAGTGGAGTTGGGTCCCACTACAACTCCGAGGTAGCTCGGTCCGTTGTAAGGTGGGACCTTAATGGAAGCAACAGAAGTGGACCCCACTGCTGTACATGTAAAAGTGACATGTACTGTAACAGAAAGGAGGGAAAAAATGAGTGGAAATGGCAGGAAATGAGTGGGTTAAAGGATGGGAAATTTAGTAGGGAAGCAATTGATGCTATTGGGTGGAAAGGAAAATTATGTATGGTTAATGTGAAAGGTGATGCTGCTAAAGAAGGAATAATTTATAATGTGAGAACTGACACGTGGCAGGAGATGCCGGAGGGTATGTTAATGGGGTGGAGGGGTCCGGCGGCGGCGATGGCGGAGGAGACAATATATATGGTGGATGAATCTAAGGGAGCATTGAGGAAATATGATGAAGAGAAGGATATTTGGGTGGAGATAGTTGAAAATGAGAGGCTAAAGGGTGCGGAATATATAGCGGCGGCTGGTGGTAGAGTGTGCGTGGTTGGCGGTGGGGGGAATGGGATTACGGTGGTGGATGTGGTGGCGGAGCCGTCCAGGGTTGTGGTGGTGGAAAGTCCGGTAGGGTTTCAGGTTTTGAATATGCATGTTATACCTAGGATGAGTCAATTGGCTGAATATTCTGAGTCAATAGAACAAGGTGAATATTGA